In Rhizobium sp. ZPR4, a genomic segment contains:
- the queF gene encoding preQ(1) synthase — protein sequence MPKTDVSGLSMLGNQTETASNPEEAVLEKVPSGHAGTDYVVRFTAPEFTSLCPMTGQPDFAHIVIDYIPNEWLVESKSLKLFLHSFRNHGAFHEDCSIYIAKRLVDLLQPKWLRIGAYWYPRGGIPIDVFWQTGKPPEGVWLPDQGVQPYRGRG from the coding sequence ATGCCAAAGACCGATGTGTCCGGCCTGTCGATGCTCGGCAACCAGACGGAGACTGCCAGCAATCCGGAAGAAGCCGTGCTGGAGAAGGTGCCGTCGGGCCATGCCGGCACCGATTATGTCGTGCGCTTCACCGCGCCCGAGTTCACGTCGCTCTGCCCGATGACGGGACAGCCGGATTTCGCCCATATCGTTATCGACTACATACCGAACGAATGGCTTGTCGAATCGAAGTCGCTGAAGCTCTTTCTGCATTCCTTCCGCAATCATGGCGCATTCCATGAGGATTGCTCGATCTATATCGCCAAACGCCTGGTGGATCTGCTGCAGCCGAAATGGCTGCGCATCGGCGCCTACTGGTATCCGCGCGGCGGCATTCCGATCGACGTCTTCTGGCAGACCGGCAAGCCGCCAGAGGGTGTTTGGCTGCCGGATCAGGGCGTCCAGCCCTATCGCGGTCGAGGCTGA
- a CDS encoding DUF2076 domain-containing protein, whose translation MSPEERQLLASLFDRVRGASNTQRDADAEALINQSVRDQPYAPYFLAQAVIMQEQGMKAAADRIQQLEARVHELEQQGADNHQQGQSGGFLGGIGSLFGGGQQQRTAAPQGGNPQQGRLYDDYARNAPQPGPWAGQPQPQPSGPWSQQAAAPSAGGSFLRGALGTAAGVAGGVMLAESLSSLFSPHLGGTGGGLFGGNAGSGLFGGTAAEQPVQETIINNNYFGNDDNSDQNDQSAADYAQDAAQDAQDDANDDSFDNGDDDSSFA comes from the coding sequence ATGTCGCCAGAAGAACGTCAATTGCTCGCCTCTCTCTTCGATCGCGTACGCGGTGCATCCAATACCCAGCGCGACGCCGATGCAGAGGCCCTCATCAATCAGTCGGTCCGCGACCAGCCCTATGCGCCCTATTTCCTGGCGCAGGCCGTCATCATGCAGGAACAGGGCATGAAGGCTGCGGCTGACCGCATCCAGCAGCTTGAAGCCCGTGTGCACGAGCTCGAGCAGCAGGGTGCCGACAATCACCAGCAAGGCCAGAGCGGCGGTTTCCTCGGCGGAATTGGCTCGCTTTTCGGCGGCGGCCAGCAACAGCGCACGGCAGCGCCGCAGGGCGGCAATCCGCAGCAGGGTCGCCTTTATGACGACTATGCCCGCAATGCGCCTCAGCCCGGCCCTTGGGCTGGCCAGCCGCAACCGCAGCCGTCTGGCCCATGGAGCCAGCAGGCCGCAGCACCTTCAGCCGGCGGCAGCTTTTTGCGCGGTGCGCTTGGCACCGCGGCCGGCGTGGCCGGCGGTGTAATGCTGGCAGAATCCCTTTCCAGCCTCTTCAGCCCGCATCTCGGCGGAACTGGCGGCGGCCTTTTCGGCGGAAATGCCGGCAGTGGTCTCTTCGGAGGCACGGCAGCCGAACAGCCGGTGCAGGAAACCATCATCAACAACAACTATTTCGGCAATGACGATAATAGCGATCAGAATGATCAGAGCGCGGCCGATTACGCCCAGGATGCTGCTCAGGACGCTCAGGACGACGCCAATGACGATTCGTTCGACAACGGCGACGACGACAGCTCGTTTGCCTGA
- the bluB gene encoding 5,6-dimethylbenzimidazole synthase translates to MPALEKTADAAPSIADAPAGVSDHLVASGAFSEVERDAVYRAIETRRDVRDQFRPDPLPDDLVRRLLEAAHSAPSVGFMQPWNFVLIRQDETRERVWQAFHQANEEACAMFEGDRRAQYQRLKLEGIRKAPLSICITCDTKRGGPVVLGRTHNPDTDVYSTVCAVQNLWLAARAEGVGVGWVSIFHENAIKTILGIPEHVKIVAWLCVGYVDELYDMPELAVKGWRERLPLDKLVFEEGWQDCEDM, encoded by the coding sequence ATGCCCGCTCTTGAAAAGACTGCCGATGCCGCACCTTCCATCGCCGACGCCCCTGCAGGCGTGTCGGATCACCTGGTCGCATCCGGCGCGTTTTCGGAGGTGGAGCGCGACGCCGTCTATCGCGCGATCGAGACCCGGCGCGACGTCCGCGACCAGTTCCGGCCTGATCCCTTGCCCGACGATCTCGTCAGGCGTCTGCTCGAGGCGGCCCATTCTGCGCCATCCGTAGGCTTCATGCAGCCGTGGAATTTCGTCCTCATCCGTCAGGACGAGACGCGCGAGCGTGTGTGGCAGGCCTTCCATCAGGCCAATGAGGAGGCCTGCGCGATGTTCGAGGGTGATCGTCGCGCTCAATATCAACGGCTGAAGCTGGAAGGCATCCGCAAGGCACCGCTCAGCATCTGCATCACCTGCGACACCAAACGCGGCGGACCGGTCGTGCTCGGCCGCACGCATAATCCGGATACCGATGTCTATTCGACGGTCTGCGCCGTGCAGAACCTCTGGCTTGCCGCAAGGGCCGAAGGCGTCGGCGTCGGCTGGGTCAGCATCTTCCATGAGAATGCCATCAAGACGATCCTCGGCATACCCGAGCACGTCAAGATCGTTGCCTGGCTCTGTGTCGGCTATGTCGACGAGCTCTACGACATGCCGGAGCTTGCCGTGAAGGGATGGCGCGAGCGCCTGCCCCTCGACAAGCTCGTCTTCGAGGAAGGCTGGCAGGACTGCGAGGACATGTAA
- a CDS encoding TIGR02117 family protein has translation MSKIFKGVFSAVLAVVLLVGLGIIVPRPLWHNGSTEKAERSHQILMLSNPIHTDIAIPVDGDLLTRFAFLRTAGLDLDNPNLRYLIFGWGGRSFYTETRTWADLKAGPVLKSFGLDRSVIHVELAGDIPLDAPPVTAIDIDAEGLERLKQFILGSFVQADNGPVPLLGGNYGPNDAFFEARGYFNALMGCNTWTAAALRQAGLTSGLWTSLPWMLRMSLRLHNDDGRFAAGNHSF, from the coding sequence ATCTCAAAGATATTCAAGGGCGTTTTCTCCGCCGTTCTCGCCGTCGTGCTTCTCGTCGGCCTCGGCATCATCGTGCCGCGGCCGCTCTGGCATAATGGGTCGACTGAGAAAGCCGAGCGATCCCATCAAATCCTCATGCTCAGCAATCCCATCCATACGGACATTGCCATTCCCGTCGATGGCGATCTCCTCACCCGTTTCGCCTTCCTGCGAACGGCCGGGCTCGATCTCGACAATCCCAATCTGCGCTATCTCATCTTCGGCTGGGGCGGCCGGAGCTTCTATACGGAAACGCGGACCTGGGCTGATTTGAAGGCAGGTCCTGTGCTGAAGAGCTTCGGGCTCGACCGCTCCGTCATCCATGTGGAACTGGCGGGCGATATCCCGCTGGATGCGCCACCGGTCACGGCAATCGACATCGATGCCGAAGGTCTTGAGCGGCTGAAGCAATTCATCCTCGGTAGCTTCGTGCAGGCCGATAATGGGCCGGTGCCTCTACTTGGCGGCAATTACGGCCCAAACGATGCGTTCTTCGAAGCGCGCGGTTATTTCAACGCGCTGATGGGATGCAACACCTGGACTGCCGCAGCACTTAGACAGGCGGGGTTAACCTCCGGCCTTTGGACATCCTTGCCCTGGATGCTGCGAATGTCTTTACGGCTGCATAATGACGACGGGCGCTTTGCGGCAGGCAATCACTCGTTTTGA
- a CDS encoding cation diffusion facilitator family transporter: MSAQGNDTIRRLALWGIPLSLGVMGLKMLAWWLTGSVALLSDGLESLTNVVAAFIAFFVIRYAQKPADHDHPFGHHKAEYLSAVTEGVMIVVAALMIVQEAVGHLGNPQPIQAPVLGLAINFVAGVINAVWAVTLIRAGRAHRSPALTADGQHIMSDVYTSVGVLIGLLLAIGSGYPIFDPVLAILVAINILYQGWKVISHSIDGLMDKAVLPAEEVVIKDAIARNAEGSLGVHDLKTRRAGAVTFVDFHMVVPAAMPVREAHRICDRLEDAIRAIHAGAEITIHVEPEGEKAHGIRVKVIKET, translated from the coding sequence ATGAGCGCTCAAGGAAACGATACGATCAGGCGGCTCGCGCTTTGGGGCATTCCGCTGTCGCTCGGCGTCATGGGGCTGAAGATGCTGGCCTGGTGGCTGACGGGCTCGGTGGCGCTTCTGTCCGATGGCCTGGAATCGCTGACCAATGTCGTTGCGGCCTTCATCGCCTTCTTCGTCATCCGCTATGCCCAGAAGCCGGCCGATCACGATCATCCCTTCGGCCATCATAAGGCGGAATATCTTTCCGCCGTTACCGAAGGCGTCATGATCGTTGTCGCCGCACTGATGATCGTGCAGGAAGCGGTCGGGCATCTCGGCAATCCGCAACCGATACAGGCGCCGGTACTGGGTCTCGCCATCAACTTCGTCGCCGGCGTCATCAACGCCGTCTGGGCGGTCACCTTGATCCGCGCCGGCCGGGCACATCGCTCGCCGGCTCTGACGGCAGATGGCCAGCACATCATGTCCGACGTCTATACCTCGGTCGGCGTGCTGATCGGCCTGCTCCTGGCGATCGGCAGCGGTTATCCGATCTTCGACCCTGTGCTCGCTATTCTCGTTGCCATCAACATTCTCTATCAAGGCTGGAAGGTCATCTCCCATTCTATCGATGGGCTGATGGACAAGGCTGTCCTGCCGGCGGAGGAGGTCGTCATCAAGGATGCGATCGCCAGGAATGCCGAGGGCTCGCTTGGCGTGCACGACCTGAAGACGCGCAGGGCGGGGGCGGTGACCTTCGTCGATTTCCATATGGTCGTGCCGGCCGCTATGCCGGTACGCGAAGCGCATCGCATCTGCGACCGCCTTGAAGATGCCATACGGGCGATCCATGCGGGCGCCGAAATAACCATTCATGTGGAGCCGGAGGGTGAGAAGGCCCATGGTATCCGCGTCAAAGTGATCAAGGAGACCTGA
- a CDS encoding glyoxalase superfamily protein, with translation MPTLDTYRKQAKLLMRWHRDRDYSIGGRVRILDRFKALTDREILAMKFPLTLAQEIVAVEAGHKNWAELKAVAVDAPKMPAATAEPPVFKSIVPILFVRDVIASATFFREKLGFSEDFMHGSPPFYGAVSRGGIWIHLRLVYEPYFAAAAAKEGALILASIEVSNVQGLFEEFKARGVEFAQPLTKQAWGGTDFHVRDPDGNVISFVTFRS, from the coding sequence ATGCCAACCCTCGACACCTACCGTAAACAAGCCAAGCTCTTGATGCGCTGGCACCGTGATCGCGACTATTCCATTGGCGGGAGAGTTCGAATACTCGACCGTTTCAAGGCACTGACGGATCGCGAGATCCTGGCGATGAAGTTTCCTTTGACGCTGGCGCAAGAGATCGTTGCGGTCGAAGCGGGCCACAAGAATTGGGCAGAGTTGAAGGCGGTGGCGGTGGATGCGCCGAAGATGCCGGCCGCTACAGCGGAACCGCCGGTTTTCAAGAGCATCGTTCCGATCCTCTTCGTGCGGGATGTGATTGCGAGTGCGACCTTCTTCAGGGAGAAGCTGGGTTTCTCAGAGGATTTCATGCACGGCTCGCCGCCGTTCTACGGGGCGGTGTCGCGCGGCGGTATCTGGATTCACTTGCGGCTCGTCTATGAACCCTATTTTGCAGCTGCTGCGGCGAAAGAGGGGGCGCTGATCCTCGCTTCGATCGAGGTCTCGAATGTCCAGGGATTGTTCGAGGAGTTCAAGGCGAGGGGCGTGGAGTTTGCACAACCGCTCACCAAACAGGCTTGGGGCGGCACTGATTTCCATGTGCGCGACCCGGATGGCAACGTCATTTCTTTCGTCACGTTTCGATCCTGA